The bacterium genomic interval GCTTCTGGCAGCCGGTGGAACATCCAGACCTTGACGCGATCATCACGTACCCCGGGGCCTTCGCCCGGTTCTCCGCCGCGCCGTGCGGCATTGCCCGCCGCGCGCCCGGCATCGGCGAGCACAACGGCGAAATCTACGGGATGGAGCTCGGCCTTTCCGGCGAGGAACTCCAGACGTTACAGCACAGGGGGATCGTGTGAACGTGGAAGGCCAGCCGGCGGCGCCTCCCCCGCGGGCGCTCGCGGGGGTCAAGGTCGCCGAGTTTGCCGTGTTCGCCGCAGGGCCGATGGTCGGCAAACACCTGGGCGAGCACGGCGCGACCGTCGTCCGGGTCGAGTCCCGCACGCGCCCCGACGGCTTTCGCGTCCATTACCCCCCATACAAGGACAACATCCCCGGACTGAACCGGACCGGCACCTTCGCCATCTTTAATGACAGCAAGCTCGGGATCACGCTGAACCTCAAACATCCCGAGGGCGTGGGCATTGCCAAGCGGCTGGTGGCCTGGGCCGATGTCCTGATCGAGAACTTCGTGCCGGGGGTCATGGCGCGCAATGGGCTGAGTTACGAGGCCGTGCGCGAGATCAACCCGTCGATCATTTACCTGAGCTCGTGCAATATGGGACAGACGGGCCCCAAGGCGAGCCAGCGGGGGTTCGGCTCCCAGCTGACATCCCAAAGCGGGTTCACCTACCTGACGGGCGAGCCGGACGGCGAACCGATGCTGCTGTTTGGGCCTTATATTGATTTCGTCGCCGTGGGCTTCGGCCTGGTGGCGGTATTGGCTGCCCTGGACGACCGGCGCCGCACCGGGCGGGGACAGCACATCGACCTGTCGCAGTACGAGACGGGCCTCCAATTCCTCGCCCCCGCCCTGCTGGACCATGAGGTGAACGGCCGCGTCATGTCCCGAATGGGGAACCGCAGCCCGGATGCCGCGCCGCATGGAGCCTACCAATGCCGGGGGCAGGATCGCTGGTGCGCGATCGCCGTCTGCACGGAGGAGGAGTGGCATGCCTTCTGTCGGGCAACCGGCCATCCCGAGTGGGCGGAAGACGCCCGGTTTGGATCGGCCGCCGCGCGCCGGGCGCACGCAGACGAGCTCGACGCCCTGATCGGCGCGTGGACGTCGCGGTTGACGCCAGAGGAGACGATGGAGACGCTTCAGGCGGTTGGGGTGCGGGCCGGCATGGTCAACAGGCTGTCCGATCTCTTCGCCGATCCCCAACTGGAGCACCGCCGGATCTGGCGCGAGCTCCCCCATGCTGAGTTGGAACGGTTCCACTATATCGCTCCTCCGTACATCCTCTCCGAGACGCCGGCCGAGCTGCGGCCCAGTCCACTCCTCGGCGAACACAACGGGTACGTGTACCGGACGATTCTGGGCCTCCCCGATCGGGAGGTGGAGCGGTTGATCGCGAACGGGGTCATCGAGTAATCTACCGCGCGGCCGGGCCGCAGGAGTGACCGGCCGCGCAGAGCGAACCGTGGGACGCAGACGGCAAGCGGGACCCAGCGACAGATCGACACAATGGGAGGGAGACAGCCGATGGCAGCCCGGGTGCAAGTAGAGCGCAGCCTGCAATCGCTGCGCGGAACGCTCGAGTGGCTCAAGCAGGAGGGCCTTTTGCTGGAGACCGACGTGCCGGTTGACCCGGACCTCGAGGTGACCGGCGTGCAGAAGCAGTTGGACGGGAGCTTCCCGCTCCTGTTCAAGAACGTCAAAGGGTACCCCAACGCGCGCGCGGTCACGAACCTGTTCGCCAACATGGACATCGTGGACCGGATGTTTGGCTGGAAGACGCCGAAGGCACGGACGGGAGCGCTGGCCCACGCGCTCACCCATCCCATCCCCCCCGCGGAGGTCTCACAAGACGCCGCGCCCTGCCAGGAAGACGTCATCACCGACGATCTCGAGGTCAACAAGCACGTCGTGGCGATCCGCCACACGGAGCTCGAGCCCGAGCGGACCATCGGCAGCGGCAACAGCGTCGTCGTGGGCCCCTATTTTCACGGGGGGAGCCACATCGGGTATAACCGCATGAACGCCCGTTGGGGGAACGTCTGCACGTTTCAGTCGGCGCCCGGCTCGCACATGTGGCAGGTCATCACCGAGCACTATCATGACGACGCGCCCATTCCGCTGACGATGTGTTTCGGCCTCCCCCCGGCGGCCACGCTCATCGCCGGGGGTGGCTTCGACTACGTGATCCTCCCACGCGGCGGCGACGAACTGGGCGCGGCCGGAGCGGTGCAGGGCTTCCCGATCAGGATCGTCAAGGCCAGGACCGTTGACGCGTGGGCGGTGGCCGACTGCGAGCTCGTCCTGGAAGGACACCTCCACCCCCGTGACAAGCGGTACGAGACGGCCGAGTCCGAGGCGGCCGACAAGCAGGGCAAGTTCCCGTTTCACCCCGAGTGGGCCGGCTACATGGGCAAAGCGTACCGGGCCCCGACCTTCCACGTCACAGGCATCACGATGCGCCGCCGCGCCACCAAACCGATCTTCTATCTGCTCGGCGTCCACATGCTCGACTGCCACAACATCGACACGACAGTCCGCGAGTCGGCGATCTTCGAACTCTGCGAGCGGCTCCAGCCGGGCATCGTCCAAGACGTAAACATCCCGTACCCCATGACCGATTGGGGCGGATGCATCATCCAGGTCAAGAAGCGGCTGAAGACCGACGACGGCATGGTCAGGAATTTCCTCGCCGCGACCATGGCCTGCAGCCAGGGCATGCGCCTGGCGATCCTCGTCGATCACGACGTCGACATCTATAACATGGATGAGATCATCTGGTGCCTCACCACGCGCGTCAACCCGAGAACGGACATCCTCAATCCGGTCCCCGGCGGCGCGGGCCAGACCTTCATGCCGGAGGAGCGCCTGACGGCGGGGGACCGCCAGTGGACGGCGATGAACACCCGCTTCGAGGGCGGGATGGCGATCGACGCCACGGTCCCGTTCGGGTATGACCAGGATTTCCAGCGCCCCGTTTACCCGATCCAGCGGGTGAGCCTCGAGAAGTTCTTCAGCGCGGATCAAATTGCCAAGGGCAGGACCCTCATGCGGGGCTGGGCGGAGGTGCTTTCGCGCAGCGGCCGTTAGTGGAGACCGCAACGCGCGTTCTGCAGGACAAAGTCGCCATCATCACCGGGGGCGGCCACGGCATCGGCGCCGCATACTGCCTCGCGTTTGCCGCGGCGGGCGCGGCGGTCGTGGTGGCGGAGATCGACGCCCCAGCGGCCGAGCGGGTGACGGCAGAGTTGCAGGCCAAGGGCTCTCCGGCCCTGGCGGTGCCCACGGATGTCGCCGACGAGCGCAGCACACGGGAGATGGCGGCACGGGCCCTCGACACGTTTGGACGCATCGACGTCCTCCTCAACAACGCCGCCGTCTTCCACACCGTCCCCATCTCGCGGGTCGGGATCGAGGAGATCTCACCCGAGGAATGGGACCGGGTGATGGTCGTCAATCTCAAGGGCCTCTTCCACTGCTGCCGGGCGGTCTTACCAGAAATGCGCCGCCAGGGAAAAGGGAAGATCATCAATATCTCGAGCGGCACGGCCTTGAGCGGCTCGCCGACACGCATTCATTACGTGACCTCTAAAGCCGGCGTCATCGGCTTCACCCGGTGTTTAGCGAGGGAGGTCGGCGGGTCGGGCATCTGCGTCAACGCGATCGCCCCGGGCAGCACCCTCAGCGAGGAGAACCCCACCCCCGAGATCGTGCGCTTCCGCGAGCAACGCGTCAAAGACCGGGCGATCCCGCGGATGCAGCGGCCCGAGGACCTGGTGGGTGCGGCCATCTACCTCGCGTCCGACGCGAGCGATTTCGTCACCGGCCAAACCCTGGTCGTCGACGGCGGCGGCGTGATGACATGACCGAGCTCGACGAATTGCTCCGAGGCGCGTGGGACCTTCACTGCCACTGCTATCCCGAGCTCTCCCTGGCGCACCGGGCGCGCCAGGACGATCTCGAGCTGGTATCGACGATCGCGTCGAGAGGAATGGCGGGGGTGGTGCTCAAGTCGCATTTTTGGCCCACACCCGAGCGGGCCTACTACCTGCAGCGGCATGCCCCCGGGATCCACGTGCTGTCGAGCATCACGCTGAACCACATCGCGGGGGGCGTGGATCCCTTCCCCGTCGAGGCAGCCGCGCGCCTTGGCGCGAAAGTCGTCTTCTTCCCCACGTGGAGCGCAAAAAACGACCAGCAGAAGAACGGGATCTCTGCGGTGATCCGCCGGATCATCCCGGGGTCGCCGGTCGACAGCGCCCCGGGGCTCATCGTAGCGGAACACGGCCGGCTGACGGCCGAGGCCCAGGCCGTGTTGGATGTCTCCCGCTCGTTCGAGCTGGCGGTCTTCACCGGGCACGTGTCGGTCGAGGAATCTCTGCTGATCTGTGCGGCGGCGCGCGAACGGGGACTCTCGGTGGTCTTCTCACATCCCGCGTCGCCCATCGTGGGGGCGTCCCCCGAGGCGATGCGGGCGGCCGCGGACATGGGTGCCTACATCGAGTTTACCTGCCTGCAGATGATGTCCGTGCGCCATCCCCTCCCTCCGCGGCGGGTGGCCGAGATGATCGAGACGCTGGGGGATGACCGCTGTGTACTCACGACGGATGCCTTTAATGCGTGGATCCCGCCCGAACCCGAGCTGCTCCGGTGGGGAGTGGGCGTACTCCGGGAATGCGGCATTCCTGAAGCGGGTCTGAGGCGCCTGATCGTGGACAACCCTCGAACCGTGCTGGGCCTCGGCGACGCAGACCACAGCTCCGAGGCGCGCGCCGGCGATCTGCCTACACCGCGTGGGATGGACGACTAGAGCGACTTCGCGACCGTCGCCGCGAAACCGGCGTTTTGTAGCGCTTGCACATAGCTGTTGTCGTAGAAGTCCGTGACGGGTTGCTCGATCTTCCTCGCGCGCAGGATGAACTCCATCCCCGGCACGGTGACAAACGGGTACACGGCATAGAACCGGTCCCGGTAGAGCTCAAAGCCCTGCCTGAGGTGCTCCGCCTTGATCGGCAGATGATTGTGGATCAACGCCAGCGCCGCGGCGACGTTGAGCGGGTTCTTGACGTACACGTAGGCGGCGACGATGGCCTTCATGAACGAGTCCACGATGGCCGCGTGCGTCTTCGCCCAAGTCGTGTTGACGGCGATCCCCGATTGCTGGAATGGCTGATCCAGCGTGTACAGCTTCAGGAGCGGCTTGTACCCCAAGTCGA includes:
- a CDS encoding DUF6282 family protein, producing MTELDELLRGAWDLHCHCYPELSLAHRARQDDLELVSTIASRGMAGVVLKSHFWPTPERAYYLQRHAPGIHVLSSITLNHIAGGVDPFPVEAAARLGAKVVFFPTWSAKNDQQKNGISAVIRRIIPGSPVDSAPGLIVAEHGRLTAEAQAVLDVSRSFELAVFTGHVSVEESLLICAAARERGLSVVFSHPASPIVGASPEAMRAAADMGAYIEFTCLQMMSVRHPLPPRRVAEMIETLGDDRCVLTTDAFNAWIPPEPELLRWGVGVLRECGIPEAGLRRLIVDNPRTVLGLGDADHSSEARAGDLPTPRGMDD
- a CDS encoding glucose 1-dehydrogenase, coding for METATRVLQDKVAIITGGGHGIGAAYCLAFAAAGAAVVVAEIDAPAAERVTAELQAKGSPALAVPTDVADERSTREMAARALDTFGRIDVLLNNAAVFHTVPISRVGIEEISPEEWDRVMVVNLKGLFHCCRAVLPEMRRQGKGKIINISSGTALSGSPTRIHYVTSKAGVIGFTRCLAREVGGSGICVNAIAPGSTLSEENPTPEIVRFREQRVKDRAIPRMQRPEDLVGAAIYLASDASDFVTGQTLVVDGGGVMT
- a CDS encoding UbiD family decarboxylase — encoded protein: MAARVQVERSLQSLRGTLEWLKQEGLLLETDVPVDPDLEVTGVQKQLDGSFPLLFKNVKGYPNARAVTNLFANMDIVDRMFGWKTPKARTGALAHALTHPIPPAEVSQDAAPCQEDVITDDLEVNKHVVAIRHTELEPERTIGSGNSVVVGPYFHGGSHIGYNRMNARWGNVCTFQSAPGSHMWQVITEHYHDDAPIPLTMCFGLPPAATLIAGGGFDYVILPRGGDELGAAGAVQGFPIRIVKARTVDAWAVADCELVLEGHLHPRDKRYETAESEAADKQGKFPFHPEWAGYMGKAYRAPTFHVTGITMRRRATKPIFYLLGVHMLDCHNIDTTVRESAIFELCERLQPGIVQDVNIPYPMTDWGGCIIQVKKRLKTDDGMVRNFLAATMACSQGMRLAILVDHDVDIYNMDEIIWCLTTRVNPRTDILNPVPGGAGQTFMPEERLTAGDRQWTAMNTRFEGGMAIDATVPFGYDQDFQRPVYPIQRVSLEKFFSADQIAKGRTLMRGWAEVLSRSGR
- a CDS encoding CoA transferase; translation: MNVEGQPAAPPPRALAGVKVAEFAVFAAGPMVGKHLGEHGATVVRVESRTRPDGFRVHYPPYKDNIPGLNRTGTFAIFNDSKLGITLNLKHPEGVGIAKRLVAWADVLIENFVPGVMARNGLSYEAVREINPSIIYLSSCNMGQTGPKASQRGFGSQLTSQSGFTYLTGEPDGEPMLLFGPYIDFVAVGFGLVAVLAALDDRRRTGRGQHIDLSQYETGLQFLAPALLDHEVNGRVMSRMGNRSPDAAPHGAYQCRGQDRWCAIAVCTEEEWHAFCRATGHPEWAEDARFGSAAARRAHADELDALIGAWTSRLTPEETMETLQAVGVRAGMVNRLSDLFADPQLEHRRIWRELPHAELERFHYIAPPYILSETPAELRPSPLLGEHNGYVYRTILGLPDREVERLIANGVIE